In a single window of the Motilibacter peucedani genome:
- the pheT gene encoding phenylalanine--tRNA ligase subunit beta, which yields MRVPLSWLREHVDVPADQTGREVAERLVRAGFEVEAVERAGDVTGPVVTGRVVDFAAEPQKNGKTIRWCQVVVAEGAEPRGVVCGASNFAPGDVVVVALPGAVLPGGFAISARKTYGHVSDGMICSTRELGAGDDHDGILVLPPDTPLGVDAVDLLGLRDEVLDVVPTPDRGYALSIRGLARELATAYELEFRDPAEVAVESAAGEAWPVRLDDPAACPRFVARVVTGLDPQAPSPQWLQRRLALSGMRSVSLAVDVTNYVMLELGQPLHAYDRDKLRGPVVVRRAVAGETLETLDGAKRTLDADDLVITDDSGAIGVAGVMGGASTEISGTTTSIVLEAAHFAPAVVSRGARRHALLSEASRRFERGVDPALPPVAAQRAVDLLVSLGGATAGPGGTDVGEAAAPVVLRVAADLPRRIAGVAYTDDEVAGCLQAVGCEVEVDDDTLVVEVPSWRLDLRDPYDLVEEVARLVGYDRIPSVLPVPPAGAGLSDAQRARRRVGSALAAAGAVEAPSYPFVGEAALDALGLPADDERRRALRLANPISDAEPLMRTTLLPGLLSAARRNLGRGRTDVALFEAGLVFLVPEAGLPPAPRLPVDRRPSEDEVAALDAALPAQPRHVAAVLAGALEPAGWWGPARQSSWADAVELARVAARAAGAEPEVSAASRAPWHPGRCAAVSVDGRVVGHAGELDPRVVARLGLPPRTSALELDLDALVAAGTAAGVVVAPRLSGFPVATQDVALVVDEATPAAEVLAALEAGAGPLLERLRLFDTYVGTGVPAGKKSLAFRLWLRASDRTLTSEEASAARDAAVAEAAARTGASLRGA from the coding sequence GTGCGGGTGCCCCTGTCGTGGCTGCGCGAGCACGTCGACGTCCCCGCCGACCAGACCGGGCGCGAGGTCGCCGAGCGGCTGGTGCGCGCGGGCTTCGAGGTCGAGGCGGTCGAGCGCGCCGGCGACGTGACGGGCCCGGTGGTCACCGGCCGTGTCGTCGACTTCGCGGCCGAGCCGCAGAAGAACGGCAAGACCATCCGCTGGTGCCAGGTCGTCGTCGCCGAGGGCGCCGAGCCCCGGGGCGTCGTGTGCGGCGCGAGCAACTTCGCCCCCGGTGACGTCGTCGTGGTCGCCCTGCCCGGCGCGGTGCTGCCGGGCGGGTTCGCGATCAGCGCGCGCAAGACCTACGGCCACGTGTCCGACGGCATGATCTGCTCCACCCGCGAGCTCGGCGCGGGCGACGACCACGACGGCATCCTCGTGCTGCCTCCCGACACCCCGCTCGGCGTCGACGCGGTCGACCTGCTCGGCCTGCGCGACGAGGTGCTCGACGTCGTGCCGACGCCCGACCGCGGCTACGCGCTCTCGATCCGCGGTCTCGCCCGCGAGCTCGCGACGGCCTACGAGCTCGAGTTCCGCGACCCGGCCGAGGTGGCCGTCGAGAGCGCGGCGGGGGAGGCGTGGCCCGTACGCCTCGACGACCCGGCCGCCTGCCCGCGGTTCGTGGCCCGCGTCGTCACCGGCCTCGACCCGCAGGCGCCCTCGCCGCAGTGGCTCCAGCGCCGGCTCGCGCTCTCGGGGATGCGCTCGGTCAGCCTCGCCGTCGACGTCACCAACTACGTCATGCTCGAGCTCGGGCAGCCGCTGCACGCCTACGACCGCGACAAGCTCCGCGGCCCGGTCGTCGTGCGCCGGGCCGTCGCGGGCGAGACGCTCGAGACCCTCGACGGCGCCAAGCGCACGCTCGACGCCGACGACCTGGTGATCACCGACGACAGCGGAGCCATCGGCGTCGCCGGCGTTATGGGCGGCGCGTCGACCGAGATCTCCGGCACGACGACCTCCATCGTGCTGGAGGCCGCGCACTTCGCCCCTGCCGTGGTCAGCCGGGGCGCCCGCCGGCACGCCCTGCTCAGCGAGGCCTCCCGCCGGTTCGAGCGCGGGGTCGACCCCGCGCTGCCCCCGGTCGCCGCCCAGCGCGCGGTCGACCTGCTCGTCTCGCTGGGCGGCGCGACCGCCGGGCCCGGCGGCACCGACGTCGGCGAGGCGGCCGCGCCGGTCGTCCTGCGCGTTGCGGCCGACCTGCCCCGGCGGATCGCCGGCGTCGCCTACACCGACGACGAGGTCGCCGGCTGCCTGCAGGCGGTCGGCTGCGAGGTCGAGGTCGACGACGACACCCTCGTGGTCGAGGTGCCGTCGTGGCGGCTCGACCTGCGCGACCCCTACGACCTGGTCGAGGAGGTCGCCCGGCTGGTCGGCTACGACCGCATCCCGTCGGTGCTCCCGGTGCCGCCCGCGGGCGCCGGGCTGTCCGACGCCCAGCGCGCCCGGCGCCGCGTCGGCAGCGCCCTCGCGGCGGCCGGCGCGGTCGAGGCGCCGAGCTACCCGTTCGTCGGCGAGGCGGCCCTCGACGCGCTCGGCCTGCCGGCCGACGACGAGCGCCGCCGCGCTCTGCGGCTCGCCAACCCCATCAGCGACGCCGAGCCGCTGATGCGCACCACGCTGCTCCCGGGCCTGCTCTCGGCCGCGCGGCGCAACCTCGGCCGCGGCCGCACCGACGTGGCGCTCTTCGAGGCGGGCCTGGTCTTCCTCGTGCCCGAGGCCGGTCTCCCGCCGGCGCCGCGGCTGCCGGTCGACCGCCGGCCCAGCGAGGACGAGGTGGCAGCGCTCGACGCTGCGCTGCCCGCGCAGCCCCGCCACGTCGCGGCGGTGCTCGCCGGAGCCCTCGAGCCGGCCGGCTGGTGGGGCCCCGCGCGCCAGTCGTCGTGGGCCGACGCGGTCGAGCTGGCGCGGGTCGCGGCGCGGGCGGCGGGGGCCGAGCCGGAGGTCTCCGCGGCCTCGCGTGCGCCCTGGCACCCCGGCCGGTGCGCCGCCGTCTCCGTCGACGGCCGCGTGGTCGGCCACGCGGGCGAGCTCGACCCGCGGGTGGTCGCGCGGTTGGGGCTGCCACCGCGTACCTCCGCCCTCGAGCTCGACCTCGACGCGCTCGTGGCGGCCGGCACGGCAGCCGGGGTCGTCGTGGCGCCCCGGCTCTCGGGCTTCCCCGTCGCGACGCAGGACGTGGCGCTGGTGGTCGACGAGGCGACGCCCGCCGCCGAGGTGCTCGCCGCGCTCGAGGCCGGCGCCGGGCCGCTGCTCGAGCGCCTGCGCCTGTTCGACACCTACGTCGGCACCGGCGTCCCGGCGGGCAAGAAGTCGTTGGCCTTCCGGCTGTGGCTGCGCGCGAGCGACCGCACCCTCACCTCCGAGGAGGCGAGCGCCGCCCGCGACGCCGCCGTGGCCGAGGCGGCCGCCCGCACCGGCGCGTCGCTGCGCGGGGCCTAG
- a CDS encoding DUF202 domain-containing protein, giving the protein MSSDPGLQPERTTLAWSRTALSVCGCVLGMLRLATPDDLASRAVGGSLALAGAVVLLAARRRVGELRRARPGAPSPAVVLCLAVGLAGAGAGALVLQALAGS; this is encoded by the coding sequence GTGAGCAGCGACCCGGGGCTCCAGCCGGAGCGTACGACCCTGGCCTGGTCGCGCACCGCGCTGTCGGTGTGCGGGTGCGTCCTCGGGATGCTGCGGCTGGCAACCCCTGACGACCTGGCCTCGCGCGCTGTCGGCGGGTCGCTCGCCCTCGCCGGCGCGGTCGTGCTCCTCGCCGCCCGGCGCCGGGTCGGCGAGCTGCGTCGCGCGCGACCCGGCGCGCCCTCGCCGGCGGTCGTGCTGTGCCTGGCCGTCGGCCTGGCGGGCGCCGGCGCGGGGGCCCTGGTGCTGCAGGCGCTGGCCGGGAGCTAG
- a CDS encoding YidH family protein: MRRRVFRPAEELRETGEEPDYRFSLANERTLLAYVRTALALMAAGVGLLQISDHRVDEVAGAALVVLGVAVALASYPRWWGVESALRRAQPLPLTRLPAVLAAALAVAGVVVLVGRLL; this comes from the coding sequence GTGCGTAGGCGGGTCTTCCGGCCGGCCGAGGAGCTGCGCGAGACGGGCGAGGAGCCCGACTACCGGTTCTCGCTGGCCAACGAGCGCACCCTGCTGGCCTACGTGCGCACCGCGCTGGCCCTGATGGCCGCCGGTGTCGGGCTGCTGCAGATCTCCGACCACCGGGTCGACGAGGTCGCCGGCGCGGCGCTGGTGGTGCTCGGCGTGGCCGTGGCGCTGGCGAGCTACCCGCGCTGGTGGGGCGTCGAGTCGGCGCTGCGCCGCGCGCAGCCCCTTCCCCTGACCCGGCTGCCGGCGGTGCTGGCCGCCGCGCTCGCGGTGGCGGGCGTCGTGGTGCTCGTCGGCCGGCTGCTGTGA
- the argC gene encoding N-acetyl-gamma-glutamyl-phosphate reductase has product MGISVAVTGASGYAGGELLRLLAGHPDFEVRRVTGASSAGTPLVQSQPHLVGSPGASALTLEATDPARLAEADLVFLALPHGQSAAIAAELPDSTVVVDLGADFRLADPDAWASYYGGTHAGSWPYGLPELPGQRAALQGARRIAAPGCYPTSVALGLAPLLAAGLVEPDDVVVVAASGTSGAGRAPKQNLLGSEVMGAVSAYSAGGVHRHTPEMEQSLSAAAGTRVTLGFTPLLAPMARGILATTTARLRPGATAAQLRAALATAYDSEPFVHLLPEGSWPSTASTLGSNSAHVQVAADEHVGRAVVTVALDNLCKGAAGQAVQCANLAFGLPETTGLSALGVAP; this is encoded by the coding sequence ATGGGCATCTCCGTAGCCGTCACCGGCGCCAGCGGCTACGCAGGCGGTGAGCTGCTGCGCCTGCTGGCCGGGCACCCCGACTTCGAGGTGCGCCGCGTCACCGGCGCGAGCAGCGCCGGCACCCCGCTCGTGCAGAGCCAGCCGCACCTCGTGGGCTCGCCCGGCGCCAGCGCCCTCACCCTCGAGGCGACCGACCCGGCCCGGCTCGCCGAGGCCGACCTGGTCTTCCTCGCCCTGCCCCACGGGCAGTCGGCGGCCATCGCGGCCGAGCTCCCGGACTCGACGGTCGTCGTCGACCTCGGCGCCGACTTCCGACTCGCCGACCCGGACGCCTGGGCCTCCTACTACGGCGGCACCCACGCCGGGAGCTGGCCCTACGGCCTGCCCGAGCTGCCAGGCCAGCGGGCGGCGCTGCAGGGCGCCCGGAGGATCGCCGCCCCCGGCTGCTACCCCACCTCGGTGGCCCTGGGCCTCGCACCGCTGCTGGCGGCCGGCCTGGTCGAGCCCGACGACGTGGTGGTCGTCGCCGCGAGCGGCACGTCGGGCGCCGGCCGGGCGCCGAAGCAGAACCTCCTCGGCTCCGAGGTCATGGGCGCGGTGTCGGCCTACTCCGCCGGCGGCGTCCACCGGCACACCCCCGAGATGGAGCAGTCGCTCTCGGCGGCCGCCGGCACCCGCGTGACGCTCGGCTTCACCCCGCTGCTGGCGCCGATGGCGCGCGGCATCCTCGCCACGACGACCGCGCGGCTCCGGCCCGGCGCGACGGCCGCGCAGCTGCGGGCGGCGCTCGCCACCGCGTACGACTCCGAGCCGTTCGTGCACCTGCTGCCCGAGGGCTCGTGGCCCAGCACCGCCTCCACGCTGGGCTCGAACTCCGCGCACGTGCAGGTCGCCGCCGACGAGCACGTCGGCCGCGCGGTCGTCACCGTCGCCCTCGACAACCTGTGCAAGGGCGCTGCGGGTCAGGCCGTGCAGTGCGCCAACCTCGCCTTCGGGCTGCCGGAGACCACCGGCCTGAGCGCGCTGGGGGTCGCTCCGTGA
- the argJ gene encoding bifunctional glutamate N-acetyltransferase/amino-acid acetyltransferase ArgJ — translation MSVTAAAGFRASGVTAGLKASGKPDVALVVNDGPSFAGAAVFTTNRCKAHPVVWSEQAAADGRIDAVVLNSGGANCYTGAEGFATVHFTAEHVADLLGTSAGDVVVCSTGLIGEHLDRAKLSAGVSAAVTALAPGGGDAAATAIMTTDTVSKQAVAAREGWTVGGMAKGAGMLAPALATMLVVVTTDALVDAEVADRALRRATSRTFDRIDSDGCMSTNDTVVLMTSGASGVTPDEADFADAVEEVCRGLARQLLADAEGAKHDIAIEVVGAANEADAIEAGRTISRSNLLKCAIFGEDPNWGRVLAALGTTSAAFEPDHVDVSFNGVKVCAAGEPGESRDLVDLSARDVVIRVDLHAGEAEVTTWTNDLTVDYVHENSAYST, via the coding sequence GTGAGCGTCACCGCCGCAGCCGGCTTCCGCGCTTCCGGCGTCACCGCCGGGCTCAAGGCGAGCGGCAAGCCCGACGTCGCGCTGGTCGTCAACGACGGCCCGTCGTTCGCCGGCGCCGCCGTCTTCACGACCAACCGCTGCAAGGCCCACCCCGTGGTGTGGAGCGAGCAGGCCGCCGCCGACGGGCGCATCGACGCGGTCGTGCTGAACTCCGGCGGAGCCAACTGCTACACCGGCGCCGAGGGCTTCGCCACCGTCCACTTCACCGCCGAGCACGTCGCCGACCTGCTCGGCACCTCCGCCGGCGACGTGGTCGTCTGCTCGACCGGGCTCATCGGCGAGCACCTCGACCGGGCGAAGCTCAGCGCCGGCGTGTCCGCTGCCGTCACGGCCCTCGCGCCCGGCGGCGGCGACGCCGCAGCCACGGCGATCATGACCACCGACACCGTCTCGAAGCAGGCGGTCGCCGCGCGCGAGGGCTGGACCGTCGGCGGCATGGCCAAGGGCGCCGGCATGCTGGCGCCGGCCCTCGCCACGATGCTCGTCGTCGTGACGACCGACGCGCTGGTCGACGCCGAGGTCGCCGACCGCGCGCTGCGGCGCGCCACCAGCCGTACGTTCGACCGCATCGACTCCGACGGCTGCATGTCGACCAACGACACCGTGGTCCTGATGACCAGCGGGGCCTCCGGCGTCACGCCCGACGAGGCCGACTTCGCCGACGCCGTCGAGGAGGTCTGCCGTGGTCTCGCACGCCAGCTGCTCGCCGACGCCGAAGGCGCCAAGCACGACATCGCGATCGAGGTCGTGGGTGCGGCCAACGAGGCCGACGCCATCGAGGCGGGGCGCACGATCTCGCGCAGCAACCTGCTCAAGTGCGCCATCTTCGGCGAGGACCCCAACTGGGGGCGGGTCCTCGCCGCGCTCGGCACCACGTCCGCGGCCTTCGAGCCCGACCACGTCGACGTCTCCTTCAACGGGGTGAAGGTCTGCGCGGCGGGCGAGCCGGGGGAGTCGCGCGACCTCGTCGACCTCTCGGCCCGCGACGTGGTGATCCGGGTCGACCTGCACGCCGGCGAGGCCGAGGTGACCACGTGGACCAACGACCTGACGGTCGACTACGTCCACGAGAACAGCGCCTACTCGACATGA
- the argB gene encoding acetylglutamate kinase: MSTRDRDQALAKARVLIEALPWLKDFRDKVVVIKFGGNAMVDEQLKQAFAEDVVFLRHAGLKPVVVHGGGPQVTAALDKLGIETVFTGGLRVTTPEAMDVVRMVLVGQVQREVVSLINGHGSFAVGLSGEDARLFTAERVPAVVDGQPVDIGQVGEVTAVQPGVVESLLRDGLIPVVTSVSGGDDGLTYNVNADTAAAALAVALGAEKLVVLTDVEGLYADWPATDEVVSSLRAAELEAVLPTLSSGMIPKMTACLRAVQGGVPKAHVLDGRVPHSVLLEIFTDEGVGTEVLP; the protein is encoded by the coding sequence ATGAGCACACGCGACCGCGACCAGGCGCTGGCCAAGGCGCGCGTGCTCATCGAGGCGCTGCCGTGGCTCAAGGACTTCCGCGACAAGGTGGTCGTCATCAAGTTCGGCGGCAACGCCATGGTCGACGAGCAGCTCAAGCAGGCCTTCGCCGAGGACGTCGTCTTCCTGCGGCACGCCGGGCTCAAGCCCGTCGTCGTGCACGGCGGCGGCCCGCAGGTGACCGCGGCGCTCGACAAGCTGGGCATCGAGACGGTGTTCACCGGCGGCCTGCGGGTCACGACGCCGGAGGCCATGGACGTGGTGCGCATGGTGCTCGTCGGCCAGGTGCAGCGCGAGGTGGTCAGCCTCATCAACGGCCACGGCTCGTTCGCTGTCGGGCTCTCCGGCGAGGACGCGCGCCTGTTCACCGCCGAGCGGGTGCCGGCGGTGGTCGACGGGCAGCCGGTCGACATCGGCCAGGTCGGCGAGGTGACCGCGGTGCAGCCCGGCGTGGTCGAGAGCCTGCTGCGCGACGGGCTCATCCCCGTCGTCACCAGCGTCTCGGGCGGCGACGACGGACTGACCTACAACGTCAACGCCGACACGGCGGCTGCTGCGCTCGCGGTCGCGCTCGGCGCCGAGAAGCTCGTCGTCCTCACCGACGTCGAGGGCCTCTACGCCGACTGGCCGGCCACCGACGAGGTCGTCTCGTCGCTGCGGGCGGCCGAGCTCGAGGCCGTGCTGCCGACGCTCTCGAGCGGGATGATCCCCAAGATGACGGCGTGCCTGCGGGCAGTCCAGGGCGGCGTGCCGAAGGCCCACGTGCTCGACGGGCGGGTGCCGCACTCGGTCCTGCTCGAGATCTTCACCGACGAGGGAGTGGGCACGGAGGTGCTGCCATGA